gcggattgcgtctccatggccatggctgctgctgctagggTTTTGGGATCGAGGGGAAGGGGATTGGGATCTGATCTGATCGTATCGTATCAGAGCGGCGGCTTGGTTCGTTTCGTTATATTTTCACCGCTTCAACCgactatgttttttttttgaaccgaCTATGTTTCTCCTTCATATGGCGGTTCCCTTTGCTCTGGGCCTGGGCCGTGACGTGCTACAACAACTAATCGTGAATTGCTGAATTATGTTTATGTCATGCAGACTCTGGTTTGATTGGCTCATGcgtgtttctcaaaaaattaaaaagatcttcgcctcaattttttttcatgatgatgtttttttatttttttgagaacacagtacaaacgtAGACGGTTACAACATGCGCATACACTCACCcatatgagcacctccgaaagactgAGTCGGTAGATCATCGCAAGTGTCTCGCTGTTGACTGGTACGTCAACTATCACTGAAAGAATAGCGCCGATTAAATTCTAAAATAATTCAGGAAAATGTGACACCCATGTCAAATCCATCAACACGAGCAGCCCCGTCTATGGATTGttgagccttttttttttgaccaagagGATTTTTGAGGTTTGTAGTTGTTCTATGGAACATTTGTTGCATCTTGTATCTTCCATGGTTCAATAACGTGTTTCGTCTGAGACGTGACAAAGGGTCTATAAGTAGGCCTGGAAGAAAAGATCGAAGTTCGACAATTTTATTGAACGCTCGCTAACTCGGTTCGTTAACTAAAGAACCAAACCAAACTTCCTTTTCagatcgttaagcttaacgagcttaacgagcgctcaCGAGCTCGTCTCGTACATCACTTGTGAGTGGCCACTAGAACTTATTTTGCTGCTTGATCTGTGTCgttatttctcttttgatGTGTTATTTCCAATCTTAATAGCCCTGTTCAGTTTCggatatattttgtttgctgtCAAAATTTATCCCAAGCAAATAGatcatgccaaaaaaaattgatcagCATGCCATTTATTTatcttaacgagcgctcgcgaactcttaacgaaccgagccgaacAATGGTCTCAGATCGTTAACAATAATGATCTTAACGATCtgagctcttaacgaaccgagcttaacgaaccgagcatGCTCGTTAGCCATCCCTATCTATAAGGCGTCGTGAACCTGAATCGTGCGTGCGCCCAAGTTTCAGTGGAGTACATTGCATCCATGACCGATCGAGCCCATGCCGGTTCATGTGGCGGTCATATCTATTACTAGTAAGTTTCTATTTGTATCAATGTGTTTATCAAGCATTTGTGACAAAACTTTGGTACCCACCGGAATTTCAGAAACTGTTTTCGGATTTCGGTGATTGAAATTTCAGCAAAATTTGGTTTCTCCAAATCGtaccaaaacataaatttggtTAGCACAAGCAAGGCAAGTTAATTGCTCGAATCTCAATCTAAAAGAACAAAAACGTACTGAATTTAGGATGAAGCAACTTTACATAAACtattttgtgtttggttcAAATTAGATATACTCACATTGAAATTTTTAACTGGAAGACTAAGATTTCAGGACCCACCAAAAATATTGAAATTTCGTCAAAATTTTAAGCCTTGAGCATGCAAACAAGCAACACTAGCTATCTAGCCATGTAtcacctactccctccgtctcatattaaatgactcaaagtTGCGCACATACGGATGTATCtgtgcctaaaaagcgtctatatacatgtaataaaaagtcatttaatatggaacgggAGAGTATAACAGACAGGTGTCCACTTTCTTCGTGCCGTGTTCCTCAATCTGACTTGAGAAGCTAACTGTCCGGACCAGTCAttttgtactactccctccgtccaataaaagatgtctcaagtttgtcaaaattttaatgtatctagacatgacttgtgtatagatgcattcaaatttaatcaaagttgaaacATACTGTCAAGTTACTCCGAAGATGTCAAAAACCCATCTGGCCACACTTATGGTCCACATTGTGACGCCGGTTATGACATGTCCAAAATCGTCATGTGAATAAGTGCACCGATCGTGTATCCATGCGACGCCGGCTCTGTTTCCTGCACAGACACTTGTCGgcaccggcgacggcgacgccggCTCGGCGAGCTGATCAAGTCCGACGGCCCATGCGGGTTCATGTGGCGGTCATACCTAGTGGTTTCTATTTGTATCCGTGTGTTTATCAAGCATTTGTGTGATTGTGTGTTTCGGTAAACTATTTTCGGATTTCGGTATCAAAATTGATGCAAGGATCTTGGAGTTGTAGTCGGATCCGGAAATTTCGGAATTTATGTTTCCGTCCCATATACGTATTGTATTTCCCTTTTTATGAATTTCAGTTTGGTTTGTTcacggttttctttttttcttttttctttagcACGTACTAATTTCTTTTATAACTTCAAAATATTGGGGAACAAAATTGTTCCTAAGTATGGATGATCTGAATCTGATtgtacagtactccctccgatcctaaattattgtcaaaatattacatgtatctagacattttttaagaatagatacattcatatctggacaaatttgagtcaggaatttaggatcagaggtgAAGTATTAGTTTTCTGGTAATGGGTACCAATTACTCCTGATTACATTTACGAAATCGCCAACCAACACTATACTTAGAGGAAACATGCCCTAAGGCCTTTGCCTTATTGGGGGAAGCAACAAGAGAAAAAGGTTCTTTCGATAAAGAACTTGTCATCACGAATTTTATGCAGCACAAAAATTCTGGCTCGGCAGGCAGTTCAAGATCTACGCAAATGATAAACCATACAAAGTTGACAAAAGAAAACTGAATCAGTCTGCATCTGAGATATCTTTTGCTGCAGAATAAAAGCTCAtgccatttttcttcttcttttgggtTGCAAAGGCACTGTGATACATGGGTCAATCCATACAAGTATACAACTAAACCCCTGTAAAATCCAGAAAAATTCctgaagcaaaagaaaattacattCCAGTCCACAGGAGCCTTGTACATCACCATCCTTCAGACTCGGCCCCTGATGTTGCCCGGCACCTAGATGGAGAAGGTACACACAGCAGAAAACAAGCACCGCAACACCTGGAAGAGAGAAGGCCCCCGCAAATTGTCCAAGGCTACAGCCTTACAAGAGTAGGTTCATATCACAGGTGAGCCAAAGACCGGAGTCACCGTCCTCAGAGAAGTGAAGACAAGGAACCAGAAGCCCACCGATGCTGcctcctctaaaaaaaaaggtaaaaccAGAAGCAACAAGCTTGGAGCTCATGGGTTTCTCAAAATTACGATGATACAAAACCTGAAGATGCCTTTTCAGAACAATCACTTGAACCATTCAAATACTGGTCAGGGACTTTTATCCTAAACACAGAGTAATGGTGATTTAGACTTTTCTCCCCATGCAATCTGTGGACAGTGCCCAGTGCTCCATCATTTGGATTAGGGAAAGCATAGAAGACACGCTTGAATCTTTGGTGTACAAGTGCCATAGCACACCTTCACATAAACAAACATGTCAGAAAACTAAACAGTAGGCAACAACTAGAAAATGATGGCAATACTCTGATAACAGTGAACCTACATCGTGCATGGTTCCCAAACAAGGTAGATGTCAAATCCTGTGCAAAGATATGGTCTGTTTCTTCCAGACAAGTCACTGCAGCATTCTTCATTCTCAGATTGTTCTTTATCCTgatgttcaaatttgaacttgtTAGATTAGTAGAAAAGAAAGGCACAACAGACGTGCAATATTTTAAGTCTGCCGTTACAACAGTAATGTTATTAAAGACAAGTGGCAACCATTGAAGGGCAGATATAAAAAGGCTCACTTTTGCATCTATCTTTAGCCGCTTTGCTAGTTCATTATCCGAACAATTCTCCATATCGCCATTTAGTTTTGCTTCAGTTGTTGACGAACTTGAAGTACGGAACAGTATTCTATCCCTCTCAGCGGCATTTTCAATGGCAACCATGGCAGCATGTCTCAGAGGATGCCACAGAAAACCATCTTCAGAGGGCAATGTCTTCTGCTCAGTAGAACTTCTTTTCATCCATCCCCAGGAGTTCATACAAGAGACCTCCATGTTTAGGCCATTGTTAACATGGGAGCTTGACAGCAACAACTTGCCATCATCATTAGCCTCAGTTGCTTCAGCCAAACAGCAACCGTTCTCTGCTTCGACTCTGGCACATGTGTTCCTTAGAGAAGCATCATGCTGGTGCGTTTTGTCTTTAGCCTTTGAAATTATTTCCATACTTGATGGATCGACAATAATGGCAACATTGCCGACCTGCTAAAATAACACAGCCATGAAGTCAACAAAAAATGACGTCCTACACCCAACAACCCGCAAACCAAGATCACATCATCtaaataagaaaaaacataaaacaTGTTGTTCTTGTCAAAGTTAACAGTACAGCTGCCTAAATTTAGATTTGGCACTTAAGAACaacaaatttattttctcaaaCAAAGGATTGATGTCACTAGTTGTCTATCCTCGAACAAATATTATCACAATTTAGTGTTTGGTTGGTCCTCAAACTTGCTTGCATCCCCATCCCTTCTAACATGTTTACTGAAAGTTTGTGTTCTGAGGTTTAATAGACTGGatactttatttttattgCTTGCTAAACTATTGAATGGCTACTTTAATATATGTGATTTAAACTCAAATGAAAGTAGCTCCATGTAAGATAACAAGAGCAACTCCAAAGTATCAGCCATCATTTCGGTTCAACTTAGTAGTATGTCTGCAAATCTTCAATGCGGATTCATTACTTCGTAGAGTTCAAGCAAGATAATAAAGCTATACAAAATAATATTGTGAAAACCACCCTAAATAGCTAATAAAGCAACAGCACTGACTAGCATCCAAAGGCACCAGCACGCacacaaagaaaatatttaGAGAACAATGGGAATTTTCAGTAGAATAGTGTAGCAATAAATAAATTCTGCAAATCAGTAGTAGTCACCTCTGATAATTGGATAGCAGTCCTCATGCGATCAAATATTGATGGTAATTCCTCCTCTTTAAATCCAGATACACCATCAATTCTGCGACATGAAAAGATAAGTTCATCAGAAATGTTTCTTATGAGTTACTACGCGGCATTTACTATATTTGTAGGTTGCAATTAAAATACTAGTAATATCCAAACTTCCAAAGACAACAAGCTATAAGTGCAACCTAACAAGGAGAGGAAATATTTCACTACAGTTTTGAGCCTATTTGGTTCACCATGACATAATAGATTTGGCTTATGGCCGGTGTGTTTCATGCTACATGGATCGTTTGGCCTAGCAAAGCTTGCCCACTTGATCAAAGCAGTCAAGTGTACGGCACAGGAATAACCAACAACATTAAATTTTGTTAAACACAGGAAATACATTATATAGCCCGAAATGAGAAGTAGGAACATACTCATTTGGGGGATGATAAGATGTTGGCCAAAGTTTACACTGTTCTTGCCACTCCTCTTTTGACATAGCAGGATAACCGGAAACCTGTGAAAGACTTGCCAATAGCAAATATAAATATCAACATATGAAATGCTTCAGCTGTAAATATCGAGCCAACTTCAGTTGATTCTATATCCATACATCAAGAGTGATAACTATTTAGTTACAGCTTTATCACTATCATTATGATCCACATTTTTACTGAAGAAAATGCAATTTATTTAACCAACGCTCCTGGTATAGTGCATTTTGGAAGATGGATTGTGTTGCTTTCAGATCATTAACAGACAGACAGAGAAAACTTAGTAGTAGTTGCCGCTTAGATGAAACTAGAGATCACACTTATCATCCATGACAAATGTATGACAAAATTTCACTATATAGTAGAAACTAGCAGGTGAAGGCAAGCTAATGTTACCATTTTCATGTGCTTAGTTTGATCCAAGAGAAGTGAAAAATCGTTCCAATACAACACAAAAGCAGTAGACCAGAGTTAAGTCCCAGTGGAAAGGCATAAGATGATAGGACAATAGGATAAGATGACTTACTTTAGCAATGAAAGGGCTCAGCTGGTATGTATCCACTAACTTCTGTACATCTTCTGGAAACCCATTTCTACAATTTTCAGGCCCAGTGGAAAGGCATAAGATGATTGACAACTCAGATTTTTCTGTCAGAGAAAAACCAAGACAATGGAATTAGACAGGAAAGAGGGAGAACCAAATTGTCTTTAAATAACTACTGGTCACATGGTATACCCAGCTTTAAATATTTTGTTAGTTGCTCAGTTTTATTTCCACAATCTATGATGGATCTCCTAGCATTAGCTGAATATTAAGGTCTATGACATGATTAGTGGCTCAGTGGCACATCCATCAAAAAACACTGAGCTGCTCAATTTAGTTCCAAGTTGAAGAGCTGGCTCATCTGCTTTCTTAGCTAAAGATTAAGGTTCTCTAAATCAAGGTTCAGTGTCTCGCATGACAACATCAGTATATAAGGGTACCGTTGCATGAAAAATTACTTCAAAACTTTGGCGTGCGTGCTAAGTGTTGATTCATTCTACAAGAGCATATAAGGGTGCCACTGCATGAAGAAAATTTTACAGATCAGAATCAGCATCCTACATCCTGATGATCTTATGAAGGCTGCTAAGTGTTGATTCATTCTACAAAAGTAACAATGGGTCGACCACAAGGTTGCGCTGCAAAACATTAAATCTTATCTCCTATATGATAATCATAGCAGTACATATAGAGCTGTGTCATGACTTCAGTGACCATGTGTGCACGTTTATGGAAGTATGAAGTTAGTGCATTCAggcaaacaaaaacaattgaGAACCAAGATAAAAATGCATATACCACCACTATCAACACGCCGACGCACCCGCTTAACATGCCGCAGATTCTCCAGTGGCAGTACCTGATTCAATTGCCTGTAATGGCATATGCACTAAAAATTGAGGGCCCAGAatattacaaaaaaaacattaaacCAACTAAAAAAGGAACAACATTAACTCCAAAAAGACTCAGCACAACGGTCCTATATGTCAATGCGTGACTAATATCATTTAGAAATTTAGAATGGAAATGTCAaaccaaatactccctccgtccaacaaaagatgtctcaaatttatcaaaatttggatgtatctagacatgacttagtgtatagatgcattcaaatttagtcaaagttgagacatcgtttgttggacggagggagtaccaaaagAGATTAAAGAAACATGAAATTTCAGCTTTGTGTGAACGAATATAACTAAAATACAGTTATCAGGTGTAATCTGCAGATCAacttatgaaaaaaaaattgtcactTAACAAATAAAATCATTGCATTAACTTCTGTTAAAAGTATCCGCCAGTTGTGGTTTAAAAACAAGCTTCCAAAAAGATATCCAGGTGTATTAACCAAATATGGTTGAAACTGAACTCCCCTTTTATACCATAATGGATCAAAAACAAGAATTATTTCGTTTCAGCAGAGTTGGGATTAAGAAAACTGTTTCACATGCAAATCTATGTTCTTTTCGTCGATTTACTTAAGACAAAAAGAAGGAATTGCCAGCAATATTGTCCACCTCAAAACCTTGTTAATTGCTGCTTGAGACTCATAAACAATAACCCAAAAAGTACCAACTAAATAAACAATAACTAAGAGAGGACGGCATTTACCTAATGAGAGCATTGGCTACCTTGGATTCAATCTTTGCAGCCACCACATCAACTGGCAATCAAAGGaacaataaaagaaaaacaatgaaaCTAGAATTGCAACACAAACTATAGTAATTAAAGGAGATACCTGTAGAATGTTGAAAGGGAGTTAGGTTGCCAGCAACCTCAATAAGCTCCCATGCCATGGCAACAAAATCTCAATGGAAGCTGAAGTCAAGAAACAAAGGACTCACGGGCAGATTCTTAAGGCCAGAAATTGAGTTAACTTAATTCCCAAGTTGCCGCAACAGATCAAAAGCTAACTGGCAGTAAACAAGAAAAGCTAGATGGGTGGATAAATCCGATAAATAAAAGAGGCAGGTAATAGCATGGAGGTATTGGAGCTCGGATACGTTTGTATATGTATAATAAACATTAATACTAGGCTCAGTTCAAAACTagcacttattttggatcggagggagtaatatatatAAATT
This is a stretch of genomic DNA from Brachypodium distachyon strain Bd21 chromosome 1, Brachypodium_distachyon_v3.0, whole genome shotgun sequence. It encodes these proteins:
- the LOC100822778 gene encoding probable inactive tRNA-specific adenosine deaminase-like protein 3 isoform X2 encodes the protein MAWELIEVAGNLTPFQHSTVDVVAAKIESKVANALIRQLNQVLPLENLRHVKRVRRRVDSGEKSELSIILCLSTGPENCRNGFPEDVQKLVDTYQLSPFIAKVSGYPAMSKEEWQEQCKLWPTSYHPPNEIDGVSGFKEEELPSIFDRMRTAIQLSEVGNVAIIVDPSSMEIISKAKDKTHQHDASLRNTCARVEAENGCCLAEATEANDDGKLLLSSSHVNNGLNMEVSCMNSWGWMKRSSTEQKTLPSEDGFLWHPLRHAAMVAIENAAERDRILFRTSSSSTTEAKLNGDMENCSDNELAKRLKIDAKDKEQSENEECCSDLSGRNRPYLCTGFDIYLVWEPCTMCAMALVHQRFKRVFYAFPNPNDGALGTVHRLHGEKSLNHHYSVFRIKVPDQYLNGSSDCSEKASSGFVSS
- the LOC100822778 gene encoding probable inactive tRNA-specific adenosine deaminase-like protein 3 isoform X1 yields the protein MAWELIEVAGNLTPFQHSTVDVVAAKIESKVANALIRQLNQVLPLENLRHVKRVRRRVDSGEKSELSIILCLSTGPENCRNGFPEDVQKLVDTYQLSPFIAKVSGYPAMSKEEWQEQCKLWPTSYHPPNEIDGVSGFKEEELPSIFDRMRTAIQLSEQVGNVAIIVDPSSMEIISKAKDKTHQHDASLRNTCARVEAENGCCLAEATEANDDGKLLLSSSHVNNGLNMEVSCMNSWGWMKRSSTEQKTLPSEDGFLWHPLRHAAMVAIENAAERDRILFRTSSSSTTEAKLNGDMENCSDNELAKRLKIDAKDKEQSENEECCSDLSGRNRPYLCTGFDIYLVWEPCTMCAMALVHQRFKRVFYAFPNPNDGALGTVHRLHGEKSLNHHYSVFRIKVPDQYLNGSSDCSEKASSGFVSS